The following proteins are encoded in a genomic region of Gymnogyps californianus isolate 813 chromosome 19, ASM1813914v2, whole genome shotgun sequence:
- the LOC127024200 gene encoding protein CD300H-like, producing MRIFLVWTLFPGGWAVTGPVQVTTKQGSSLAVSCSYEPGYELYSKYWCRQGFLGFCFTYIAQTNGSEVTVTQGRVSIGDNHMARSFTVTLGRVTPGDAGWYSCGVRRSLWFSLWHTIEVMVSAGKARLGAKQGPVSTTPEGSDVSLLATKPLCPTGCGEPPVPSQLSITYLLLFLGMKVPVALALACVAAWMRSRRRSRDQDNLQLFEVAGSTGAPGCPPTPTTSEPQGFCVSKKQAPAHC from the exons atgagGATTTTCCTGGTTTGGACCCTTTTCCCAG GCGGCTGGGCAGTGACAGGCCCCGTGCAGGTGACGACCAAGCAGGGCAGCTCGCTGGCAGTGTCCTGCAGCTACGAGCCAGGCTATGAGCTCTACTCCAAGTACTGGTGCCGCCAGGGCTTCCTCGGGTTTTGCTTCACCTACATCGCCCAAACCAATGGCTCGGAGGTGACGGTGACGCAGGGCAGGGTGTCCATTGGGGACAATCACATGGCACGCTCATTCACGGTGACGCTGGGCCGTGTCACGCCGGGGGATGCAGGCTGGTACTCCTGCGGGGTGAGGAGGAGCCTGTGGTTCAGCTTGTGGCACACCATCGAGGTGATGGTCTCCGCAGGTAAAGCCAGGCTGGGAGCAAAGCAGGGGC ctgtttCAACGACACCTGAGGGCAGCGACGTGAGCCTGTTGGCCACCAAACCCCTGTGCCCTACTGGCTGCGGGGAGCCTCCAGTGCC GTCCCAGCTCAGCATCACCtacctgctgctcttcctcGGCATGAAGGTGCCCGTGGCGCTGGCCTTGGCGTGTGTGGCCGCCTGGATGAGGAGCCGGCGCAGGAGCCGTGACCAAGACAACCTGCAGCTCTTCGAGGTGGCCGGCAGCACCGGAGCACCAGGCTGCCCACCCACCCCTACCACCTCAGAGCCGCAGGG GTTCTGCGTCTCCAAAAAGCAGGCACCTGCACACTGCTGA
- the LOC127024201 gene encoding CMRF35-like molecule 3 yields the protein MENLRVEDGDQYWCGIQVAWYDPMFAVMVSVLPVPKTTHYDLHTTRGEEATSAPTFPWTPLELENTVSPPKVRSLQAGTPNLLVLVLTPSAALVLVLGIIICRRMRRASLEKSRAWATGRKRNKDLQVTASWERAAASNNIYMNREWELSAPEDDYENSPAKWQDFEKGNEVVRSRAPELQPIYMNTH from the exons ATGGAGAACCTGAGAGTGGAGGACGGGGATCAGTACTGGTGTGGGATCCAGGTAGCCTGGTATGACCCCATGTTCGCCGTCATGGTGTCTGTTCTCCCAG TGCCCAAGACAACACACTATGACCTCCACACGACACGGGGGGAAGAGGCCACATCTGCTCCCACCTTCCCATGGACTCCTCTGGAGCTGGAAAACACTGTGTCCCCGCCGAAAGTCAGAAGCCTGCAGGCTGG CACCCCAAACCTGCTTGTCCTGGTCCTGACACCCTCTGCTGCGCTGGTGCTGGTTTTGGGCATCATCATCTGCCGCAGGATGAGAAGAGCATcgctggagaagagcagag CCTGGGCCAcggggaggaagaggaacaaGGACCTCCAG GTCACTGCAAGCTGGGAGCGAGCAGCCGCTTCCAATAACATCTACATGAACAGGGAGTGGGAGCTCAGCGCGCCTGAGGATGACTATGAGAACAGCCCGGCCAAGTGGCAG GACTTTGAAAAGGGAAACGAAGTTGTGCGTTCCAGAGCTCCAGAACTGCAGCCAATCTACATGAACACGCACTAA